In Marisediminicola antarctica, one DNA window encodes the following:
- a CDS encoding MarP family serine protease, with the protein MPVPALLDVLLVLLLLVFLVYGYRSGLVRSLSGIVGMVAGGIAAFFVVPLLGAWVPSPEWRTPATLAAAIVLVLAGLSLGASVGYALRRQVDRIKLRVVDRALGAALTTVAAALIASMLAFTIGALGVPMLTTAIASSTVIRTIDALTPTQVRGFLAEVRSIAVDEGIPSIVEAFQGPTPEIPNVTTDSPELTEAARSVVRITGNAYSCGQNQSGSGFVVAPGRVVTNAHVVAGVTVPVVEAPGLGALPGRVVYFDPIDDLAVIAVDALTAAPLERGPNLGVGTAAVSSGHPFGGPFDSDAAEVISVGPLNVADIYGNNPTSRQVYTLASDVQVGESGGPLLSESGVLAGVIFAKSATTDKVGYALAMDEVEPVAVLAPSLESAVSSGACTTS; encoded by the coding sequence ATGCCGGTACCGGCCCTTCTCGACGTGCTGCTTGTGCTGTTGCTGCTCGTCTTCCTCGTCTACGGCTACCGCTCCGGCCTCGTTCGCAGTCTCAGCGGAATCGTTGGCATGGTCGCCGGGGGAATCGCCGCGTTCTTCGTCGTGCCGCTCCTCGGTGCGTGGGTGCCGTCACCGGAATGGCGCACGCCGGCCACCCTCGCTGCCGCAATCGTCCTCGTCCTCGCCGGGCTGTCACTCGGCGCATCCGTCGGGTACGCCCTGCGCCGTCAAGTGGATCGCATCAAGCTGCGGGTAGTGGATCGCGCCCTCGGGGCCGCGCTCACGACGGTCGCCGCTGCGCTCATCGCCTCGATGCTCGCCTTCACCATCGGCGCCCTCGGCGTGCCGATGCTGACAACGGCGATCGCCTCGTCAACGGTCATCCGCACCATCGACGCGTTGACTCCGACCCAGGTGCGGGGGTTCCTCGCCGAGGTGCGATCCATCGCGGTCGACGAGGGCATCCCGAGCATTGTCGAGGCGTTCCAGGGACCGACCCCCGAGATACCGAATGTCACGACCGACAGCCCCGAGCTTACGGAGGCAGCTCGCTCCGTTGTGCGGATCACCGGCAATGCCTACTCGTGCGGCCAGAACCAGTCCGGCAGCGGTTTCGTCGTCGCTCCGGGACGGGTCGTGACCAACGCGCACGTCGTCGCCGGGGTCACCGTACCCGTCGTCGAGGCGCCGGGCCTCGGCGCCCTGCCCGGACGCGTGGTCTACTTCGACCCCATCGACGACCTCGCCGTCATCGCGGTCGATGCTCTCACAGCCGCCCCGCTCGAGCGAGGCCCCAACCTGGGCGTGGGCACAGCCGCGGTCTCGAGCGGTCATCCGTTCGGCGGGCCGTTCGACTCGGACGCTGCCGAGGTGATCTCGGTCGGGCCCCTGAACGTCGCCGACATCTACGGGAACAACCCGACGTCGCGGCAGGTCTACACACTCGCCTCCGACGTGCAGGTGGGCGAATCGGGCGGCCCGCTCCTGAGCGAATCGGGTGTTCTTGCTGGCGTAATCTTCGCCAAGTCGGCCACAACCGACAAAGTCGGCTACGCGCTGGCCATGGACGAGGTCGAGCCGGTCGCCGTGCTCGCCCCGTCACTCGAGAGCGCGGTTTCGTCCGGGGCCTGCACAACGTCGTAG
- a CDS encoding TetR family transcriptional regulator produces the protein MRSTRDRPIHPDDSTTRARIRDAAVLLFGRSGYDATSLRAIAQAAGVSAGLVIHHFGSKEQLRAACDEHIVEAVLGRKESLAGSDLAATMQRWLADVDSYRPDLDYLSRMITDGSAAGDRLFDSLVERTEKMLDDGESAGIMTESSDQRMRAVLVATYGLVPLVFERHIGRALGEPGLSEGAIRRMTIPTLELYTHGLYASEATLEAARQALGRSAPSRTNNAQEGADGPRD, from the coding sequence ATGCGGTCAACCCGGGATCGACCGATCCACCCCGACGACTCCACGACCCGCGCCCGGATCCGCGATGCCGCTGTTCTCCTGTTCGGCCGCAGCGGCTACGACGCGACAAGCCTGCGCGCGATCGCGCAGGCGGCAGGAGTGAGCGCGGGCCTCGTCATCCACCACTTCGGCTCGAAGGAGCAGCTACGCGCCGCGTGCGACGAGCACATCGTCGAGGCGGTGCTCGGCCGAAAAGAGAGCCTGGCCGGCTCGGACCTGGCGGCCACGATGCAGCGCTGGCTCGCCGACGTCGACAGCTATCGGCCAGACCTCGACTACCTCTCCCGCATGATCACAGACGGCTCTGCCGCCGGCGACCGGCTGTTCGACAGCCTCGTCGAACGCACCGAGAAGATGCTCGACGACGGCGAATCGGCTGGGATCATGACCGAATCGAGCGACCAGCGGATGAGGGCGGTTCTCGTCGCCACCTACGGGCTCGTCCCCCTCGTCTTCGAGCGCCACATCGGGCGGGCGCTCGGGGAACCGGGGCTGAGCGAGGGCGCAATCCGCCGCATGACGATCCCCACCCTCGAGCTGTACACCCACGGCCTCTACGCCAGCGAGGCGACACTCGAGGCGGCCAGGCAGGCGCTGGGCAGGTCAGCGCCATCACGCACGAACAACGCACAGGAGGGCGCCGATGGACCACGCGATTGA
- a CDS encoding ABC transporter ATP-binding protein, translating into MDHAIETSGLTKHYGRVTALADVSLHVDTGSVFGVIGPNGAGKTTMMRLLLDIIRPSAGSARVLGRSPREGAQRLRRNIGFVPGDLRLEGRVTGRQLLRHYARISGPVAPRAIDTLAERLGLDLGKQVRTLSKGNKQKLGLVQAFMHEPALLVLDEPTSGLDPLVQQEFLAMVREAKQTGQTVFLSSHVLSEIQQAADSVAILREGRIVTISDVDSLRLTAVRRVRVGITGSTPDAVRRVLEEVPHLSELTVGDGDGVRVTARVEGEIDPFVKAIGVFRVSDLAVEEPDLEESVLRLYSSPETRHSGGTEPNDVR; encoded by the coding sequence ATGGACCACGCGATTGAGACCTCCGGTCTCACCAAGCACTACGGGAGGGTGACCGCCCTGGCTGATGTGTCCCTGCACGTCGACACCGGCTCGGTCTTCGGCGTGATCGGACCGAACGGGGCCGGCAAGACGACCATGATGAGACTGCTCCTCGACATCATCCGACCCAGCGCCGGCAGTGCCCGAGTGCTCGGCCGCTCGCCACGCGAGGGCGCCCAGCGCCTACGCCGCAACATCGGCTTCGTCCCGGGCGATCTGCGACTCGAGGGCCGCGTGACCGGCCGCCAGCTGCTGCGGCACTACGCGCGCATCAGCGGCCCGGTTGCTCCGCGCGCGATCGACACACTCGCCGAACGGCTCGGGCTCGACCTCGGCAAGCAGGTGCGCACCCTCTCGAAGGGCAACAAGCAGAAGCTCGGACTCGTGCAGGCGTTCATGCACGAGCCGGCCCTGCTCGTGCTCGACGAGCCGACGAGCGGGCTCGACCCGCTCGTGCAGCAGGAGTTCCTCGCGATGGTGCGCGAGGCGAAGCAGACCGGGCAGACGGTCTTCCTCAGCTCGCACGTGCTGAGCGAGATCCAGCAGGCCGCCGACTCGGTCGCGATCCTGCGCGAGGGGCGCATCGTCACGATCAGCGATGTCGACTCTCTTCGCCTGACCGCCGTGCGGCGGGTCAGAGTCGGGATCACCGGGTCGACCCCGGATGCCGTGCGCCGGGTGCTCGAGGAGGTGCCGCACCTCAGCGAGCTGACGGTCGGTGACGGCGACGGAGTTCGAGTCACCGCGCGGGTCGAGGGAGAAATCGACCCGTTCGTCAAGGCGATCGGCGTGTTCAGGGTGAGCGATCTCGCGGTCGAGGAGCCCGATCTCGAGGAGTCGGTGCTGCGGCTGTACAGCTCACCCGAGACTCGTCACTCCGGCGGAACAGAGCCGAACGATGTCCGGTGA
- a CDS encoding ABC transporter permease subunit gives MSGEALPLFRRALGDSWRSLVGWSLGVTAAIALYVPLFPSLGGNPDVQELLDSLPPELVNAIGYDQITTGAGYTQSTFYGLIGLMLLTIAATAWGTAAIAGDEETGSLELTLAHGVSRTQVVLERTAALAVRLGWLALLSALIVIALTDGAGLGIEPQNALAAAAAIFALTFLSGSLAIAVGCVAGRRVYATAAGAGIAVVAYALNAVANQGGAVDWLHAWSPYHWAYANSPLSEGADWGGLGLLLGLSAVFLAIGLAAFSRRDLVT, from the coding sequence ATGTCCGGTGAAGCACTGCCTCTTTTCCGACGCGCGCTCGGCGATTCCTGGCGCTCGCTCGTCGGCTGGAGCCTCGGAGTCACCGCTGCCATCGCACTGTACGTGCCGCTGTTCCCCTCACTCGGCGGCAACCCCGACGTTCAGGAATTGCTCGACAGCCTCCCGCCGGAACTCGTCAACGCGATCGGCTACGACCAGATCACCACTGGGGCCGGCTACACCCAGTCGACCTTCTACGGCCTCATCGGGCTCATGCTGCTGACTATCGCGGCGACCGCGTGGGGCACGGCCGCGATCGCGGGCGACGAGGAGACCGGCTCGCTCGAACTCACTCTCGCCCACGGCGTCAGCCGCACCCAGGTTGTGCTCGAGCGCACCGCGGCGCTCGCGGTCCGGCTCGGCTGGCTGGCACTGCTGAGCGCCCTGATCGTGATCGCCCTCACCGACGGCGCAGGGCTCGGGATCGAGCCGCAGAATGCTCTCGCCGCCGCCGCCGCGATCTTCGCGCTCACGTTCCTGTCCGGATCCCTCGCGATCGCCGTCGGCTGTGTGGCCGGCCGCCGGGTATATGCGACGGCAGCGGGAGCCGGAATCGCGGTTGTCGCGTACGCCCTCAACGCGGTCGCCAATCAGGGCGGGGCGGTCGATTGGCTCCACGCCTGGTCGCCCTATCACTGGGCCTACGCCAACTCCCCGCTCTCGGAGGGCGCCGACTGGGGCGGGCTCGGCTTGCTCCTGGGCCTGTCCGCCGTGTTCCTCGCCATCGGCCTCGCCGCGTTCAGCCGCCGCGACCTCGTCACCTAG
- a CDS encoding SDR family NAD(P)-dependent oxidoreductase, protein MGPLAEPAGASGPIALVTGATAGIGAEFARQLAASGHDLVLVARTTQRLVQVAGTLAADHGVRVDVLPADLMTADGLAAVEARVGASDSPIDVLVNNAGFGLLLPFDENTAQAETGHLDLLVAVPMRLMHAALQQMLPRSSGAIINIASVAGFTPRGSYGAAKAWLISFSRWANIHYRARGITVTAVAPGFVRTEFHERMDVRTDTIPAVLWLSPERVVRIALRDVARGKAVTVPTIRYKLIVAFSRVLPARLVAAGTLRRRPSADA, encoded by the coding sequence GTGGGCCCGCTAGCCGAGCCGGCGGGCGCATCCGGGCCCATCGCGCTCGTCACCGGGGCGACCGCGGGAATCGGGGCGGAGTTCGCCCGGCAGCTTGCCGCCAGCGGGCACGACCTGGTTCTCGTCGCACGAACCACGCAGCGTCTCGTGCAGGTGGCGGGGACTCTCGCGGCCGATCACGGCGTGCGGGTCGACGTGCTCCCCGCCGACCTGATGACCGCCGACGGCCTCGCCGCGGTCGAGGCCCGCGTGGGCGCATCCGACTCCCCTATCGACGTGCTCGTCAACAACGCCGGATTCGGGCTGCTGCTCCCGTTCGACGAGAACACGGCCCAGGCCGAGACGGGGCACCTCGATCTGCTCGTCGCGGTGCCGATGCGGCTCATGCACGCGGCACTCCAGCAGATGCTGCCGCGCTCCTCCGGCGCGATCATCAATATCGCGAGCGTCGCCGGCTTCACCCCGCGCGGGAGCTACGGGGCCGCGAAGGCCTGGCTGATCAGCTTCAGCCGCTGGGCGAACATTCACTACCGCGCACGCGGCATCACCGTGACCGCGGTGGCTCCCGGATTCGTGCGCACCGAGTTCCACGAGCGGATGGATGTGCGAACGGACACGATTCCGGCGGTGCTCTGGCTCTCACCCGAGCGGGTGGTGAGGATCGCCCTGCGGGACGTGGCGAGGGGCAAGGCGGTAACAGTGCCGACTATCCGGTACAAGCTGATCGTTGCCTTCTCGCGGGTACTGCCCGCGCGGCTCGTCGCCGCGGGGACGCTGCGCCGCCGGCCCTCCGCTGACGCGTAG
- a CDS encoding LLM class flavin-dependent oxidoreductase: MQFGIFTVGDVTPDPTTGLAPSENERIRAILAIARKAEEVGLDVFALGEHHNPPFIPSSPTTILGYIAAKTESIILSTATTLITTNDPVKLAEDYAMLQHISDGRVDLMMGRGNTAPVYPWFGKDMREGIALAVENYALLHRLWREDVVDWEGRFRTPLKGFQSTPRPLDGVPPFVWHGSIRSPEIAEQAAYYGDGFFANNIFWPKEHYMKLIGLYRERYEHYGHGRAEQAIVGLGGQVFMNAVSQDAVTQFRPYFDNAPVYGHGPTLEEFTASTPLTVGSPQQVIDRYAGMREHFGDYQRQLFLVDHAGLPLGTVLDQLEILGSEVVPVLRAELSKNRPADVPDAPTHASMLAARELRESLRT, from the coding sequence ATGCAGTTCGGGATCTTCACTGTCGGAGACGTCACGCCCGACCCCACGACCGGCCTGGCCCCGAGCGAGAACGAGCGCATCAGGGCGATCCTCGCGATCGCGCGGAAGGCCGAAGAGGTCGGCCTCGATGTCTTCGCCCTCGGCGAGCACCACAATCCGCCGTTCATCCCCTCGTCACCGACGACGATTCTCGGCTACATCGCTGCGAAGACGGAGTCGATCATCCTGTCGACGGCGACGACCCTCATCACGACGAACGACCCGGTGAAGCTCGCGGAGGACTATGCGATGCTGCAGCACATCTCCGACGGTCGGGTCGACCTGATGATGGGGCGGGGCAACACGGCACCGGTCTACCCCTGGTTCGGCAAGGACATGCGCGAGGGAATCGCGCTCGCGGTCGAGAACTACGCCCTGCTGCACCGGCTGTGGCGCGAGGACGTCGTCGACTGGGAGGGTCGGTTCCGTACTCCGCTGAAGGGCTTCCAGTCCACGCCACGGCCGCTCGACGGCGTTCCCCCGTTCGTCTGGCACGGGTCGATCCGCAGCCCCGAGATCGCTGAGCAGGCCGCGTATTACGGCGATGGCTTCTTCGCGAACAACATCTTCTGGCCCAAAGAGCACTACATGAAGCTCATCGGCCTGTACCGGGAGCGCTACGAGCACTACGGCCACGGCCGGGCAGAGCAGGCAATCGTCGGCCTCGGCGGGCAAGTGTTCATGAACGCGGTCTCGCAGGATGCCGTGACGCAGTTTCGGCCGTACTTCGACAACGCCCCCGTCTACGGGCATGGGCCGACGCTCGAGGAGTTCACCGCGTCGACCCCACTCACGGTGGGCAGCCCGCAGCAGGTCATCGACAGGTACGCGGGCATGCGCGAGCATTTCGGCGATTACCAAAGGCAGCTGTTCCTCGTCGACCACGCCGGGCTTCCGCTCGGCACCGTGCTCGACCAGCTCGAGATTCTCGGCTCCGAGGTTGTACCGGTGCTGCGGGCGGAACTTTCGAAGAACCGGCCGGCCGACGTTCCGGATGCGCCAACCCACGCCTCGATGCTCGCCGCTCGCGAGCTGCGCGAGAGCCTCAGAACTTAG
- a CDS encoding RNase H family protein: protein MITAAADGSALGNPGPAGWSWYVDESCWGAGGWPHATNNQGELKAVLELFRATAHLDDELLVLCDSQYVINSVTKWMRGWKAKGWRKGDGKPVLNLELLMEIDEAIAGRKYRFEWVKGHANHPLNEAADSRARAVAEAFQRGSRIPSGPGWVRAGDAPREPRREGPNGAAIMAEVAADVAADVANNVASLPSTHPQLFSFEAEPEPEPETSVTVHLSTQEHARLLARAKTRGVSPEKLLRDLI from the coding sequence GTGATCACCGCTGCCGCTGACGGCTCCGCACTCGGCAATCCCGGTCCGGCCGGCTGGTCCTGGTACGTCGACGAGTCGTGCTGGGGAGCCGGAGGCTGGCCGCACGCCACCAACAACCAGGGCGAGCTCAAGGCGGTGCTCGAGTTGTTCCGCGCGACAGCACACCTCGACGACGAACTCCTCGTGCTGTGCGACAGCCAATACGTGATCAACTCGGTGACGAAGTGGATGCGCGGGTGGAAGGCGAAGGGCTGGCGCAAGGGCGACGGCAAACCCGTCCTCAACCTCGAGCTGCTCATGGAGATCGATGAGGCGATCGCGGGGCGCAAGTACCGCTTCGAGTGGGTCAAGGGCCACGCGAATCATCCGCTCAACGAGGCGGCCGACTCCCGGGCGCGGGCCGTTGCCGAGGCGTTCCAGCGTGGGTCGCGAATTCCGTCCGGTCCCGGCTGGGTGCGTGCCGGCGATGCGCCGCGCGAACCGCGCCGCGAGGGGCCCAACGGTGCCGCGATCATGGCCGAAGTCGCCGCCGACGTCGCCGCGGATGTCGCGAACAACGTCGCGTCGTTGCCGAGCACGCATCCGCAGCTCTTTTCTTTCGAGGCCGAGCCGGAGCCGGAGCCGGAAACCTCCGTGACCGTGCATCTCAGCACACAGGAGCATGCGCGGCTGCTGGCGCGGGCGAAGACCCGCGGTGTCAGCCCCGAGAAGCTTCTGCGCGACCTGATCTGA
- a CDS encoding SRPBCC family protein, with protein sequence MATTTRLLRCAPDAVFRVLADGWLYPSWVVGASRIRSVDEAWPAPGSRIAHSFGVWPALLDDTTSMTEWNPPRHARMRARGWPIGEADVVIDVKPRGDGCIVRIVEDAAEGTGRLMPKLLRDVLIHSRNVETLRRLAYLAEGGAGR encoded by the coding sequence ATGGCCACCACTACCCGATTGCTCCGGTGCGCACCGGACGCAGTCTTCCGGGTGCTCGCCGACGGCTGGCTGTATCCCAGCTGGGTGGTCGGCGCCTCGCGCATCCGCTCTGTCGACGAGGCGTGGCCCGCCCCGGGGTCTCGAATCGCGCATTCGTTCGGCGTCTGGCCGGCGCTCCTCGACGACACGACGAGCATGACCGAATGGAACCCGCCCCGCCACGCGCGAATGCGGGCCAGGGGGTGGCCGATCGGTGAGGCCGACGTCGTGATCGACGTGAAGCCCCGCGGGGATGGATGCATTGTGAGGATCGTCGAGGATGCCGCCGAGGGCACGGGGCGCCTGATGCCGAAGCTGCTGCGCGACGTGCTGATCCACAGCCGCAACGTCGAGACACTGCGCCGGCTCGCCTACCTCGCCGAGGGTGGCGCTGGGCGCTAG
- a CDS encoding phytoene desaturase family protein: MNTIDVIVVGSGPNGMAAAVTMARAGLSVRVYERNPTIGGGARTVESTLPGFRHDICSAVHPMALASGFFQKFQLDRRIKLLLPEISYAHPLDDGRAGVAWRDLDRTAEGLGPDGRAWKRLFGPLVDHVAEVAQFTGSNMLQLPRHPLTALRLAARILEQGSPAWNARFVEDEAPAMLTGVNAHSIRRMPSLETAAVGLVLATHAHAKGWPIPVGGSQSIIDAMAADLIAHGGEIVTDTEVASLAELPSARAVILDVSARSLASIAGDALPARYSRALRRFRYGNAAAKVDFALNAPVPWANEHVRAAGTVHLGGSRAELAASEAEVAAGRHPRSPYVLASQPTLLDRSRAPLGFQTLWAYTHVPAGSPVDPTEAITAQIERYAPGFRDVIIASASQTAVEMERYNPNYVGGDIAAGSPSLWQLVARPVLSPDPWRTPAPGLYLCSSSTPPGPGVHGLPGYYAARSALAAEFGITTPPRLGLD; the protein is encoded by the coding sequence ATGAACACCATCGATGTGATCGTCGTAGGGTCCGGGCCGAACGGGATGGCCGCCGCCGTCACGATGGCCAGGGCGGGGCTCTCGGTGCGCGTGTACGAGCGCAACCCCACGATCGGTGGAGGCGCCCGCACCGTCGAATCGACTCTCCCCGGTTTTCGGCATGACATTTGCTCGGCGGTGCATCCGATGGCGCTCGCCTCCGGCTTCTTCCAGAAGTTCCAGCTGGACCGGCGCATCAAGCTCCTCCTGCCCGAGATCTCCTACGCGCATCCGCTTGACGACGGCAGGGCGGGGGTCGCGTGGCGCGACCTCGACCGCACCGCGGAGGGTCTCGGCCCCGACGGCCGCGCGTGGAAGCGACTGTTCGGCCCCCTCGTCGACCACGTCGCCGAGGTCGCCCAGTTCACCGGGTCGAACATGCTGCAGCTTCCCCGGCATCCGCTCACCGCGCTCCGCCTCGCGGCGCGCATCCTCGAGCAGGGCAGCCCCGCGTGGAACGCCCGCTTCGTCGAGGATGAGGCCCCGGCGATGCTCACGGGGGTCAACGCCCATTCGATCCGCCGGATGCCGAGCCTCGAGACCGCTGCCGTCGGGCTCGTTCTCGCAACCCACGCCCACGCGAAGGGCTGGCCGATCCCCGTCGGTGGGAGCCAGTCGATCATCGACGCGATGGCTGCGGACCTCATCGCCCACGGTGGAGAAATCGTCACCGACACCGAGGTCGCCTCCCTCGCCGAGCTGCCATCGGCCAGAGCCGTGATCCTCGATGTGAGCGCCCGGTCGCTCGCGTCCATCGCCGGCGACGCCCTCCCGGCGCGATACTCCAGGGCGCTGCGACGATTCCGCTACGGCAACGCCGCCGCGAAAGTCGACTTCGCCCTCAACGCGCCGGTGCCGTGGGCGAACGAGCACGTGCGCGCCGCCGGCACGGTGCACCTGGGCGGCTCCCGCGCGGAGCTGGCAGCGTCGGAGGCGGAGGTTGCCGCCGGCCGGCATCCGCGAAGTCCCTACGTGCTGGCGTCGCAACCGACCCTGCTCGACCGGTCGAGGGCACCCCTCGGTTTCCAGACGCTCTGGGCCTACACGCACGTGCCCGCAGGGTCGCCGGTCGACCCCACCGAAGCCATCACCGCGCAGATCGAGCGATACGCGCCCGGTTTCCGCGACGTGATCATCGCGTCGGCGAGCCAGACCGCGGTCGAGATGGAGCGCTACAACCCGAACTACGTTGGCGGCGATATCGCAGCCGGATCGCCGAGCCTCTGGCAGCTCGTCGCCCGCCCGGTGCTGTCGCCCGACCCGTGGCGCACTCCCGCACCGGGCCTCTACCTCTGTTCGTCGTCGACCCCGCCCGGCCCGGGCGTGCACGGGCTGCCCGGCTATTACGCCGCACGCAGCGCCCTCGCCGCGGAGTTCGGCATCACGACGCCTCCCCGCCTCGGACTGGACTGA
- a CDS encoding M4 family metallopeptidase, giving the protein MRHTIVPPYLLRRLTTLEDPAMAHVAQAARESLAMDESIRQKRAVAGEEGARRGARRLEPPARSIFDAEQSETLPGTLVRSEGEQAGPDIAVGEAYDGFGHTHALFREVYGRASIDDDNLPLLGTVHFGRDYENAFWDGQRMVFGDGDGMVFGRFTASLSVIGHELAHGVTQYTANLIYRGQSGALNESISDVFGALVEQRVLGHTAETASWIIGAGLFTDRVQGLGLRSMKAPGTAYDDDILGKDPQPDSMNGYIDTVSDNGGVHLNSGIPNRAFYLAAAAIGGDAWSSAGQIWYDTVSGGTIPASSDFITFARATAGAAADRFGAHSIEHAAVTEAWATVGLGM; this is encoded by the coding sequence ATGAGGCACACGATCGTTCCCCCATATCTGCTCAGGCGACTCACCACGCTCGAAGACCCGGCGATGGCGCACGTCGCGCAGGCCGCTCGCGAGTCCCTCGCGATGGACGAGTCGATCCGCCAGAAACGGGCCGTCGCGGGCGAGGAGGGGGCGCGGCGCGGCGCACGCCGCCTCGAACCTCCCGCACGCTCTATCTTCGACGCCGAGCAGTCCGAGACCCTGCCAGGCACCCTTGTGCGGTCTGAGGGTGAGCAGGCCGGCCCTGACATTGCCGTGGGTGAGGCCTACGACGGGTTCGGCCACACGCACGCGCTCTTCCGCGAGGTCTATGGCCGCGCATCCATCGACGACGACAACCTCCCTCTGCTCGGCACCGTGCACTTCGGACGCGACTACGAAAACGCATTCTGGGACGGGCAACGCATGGTCTTCGGCGACGGAGACGGAATGGTCTTCGGCCGGTTCACCGCCTCGCTGAGCGTGATCGGGCACGAACTCGCCCACGGCGTCACCCAGTACACCGCGAACCTGATCTACCGGGGCCAGTCCGGCGCGCTCAACGAGTCGATCTCCGACGTCTTCGGGGCCCTGGTCGAGCAGCGCGTGCTCGGTCACACCGCGGAGACCGCAAGCTGGATCATCGGCGCCGGGCTGTTCACGGATCGGGTCCAGGGGCTGGGCCTGCGCTCGATGAAGGCCCCGGGAACGGCCTATGACGACGACATTCTCGGCAAGGACCCTCAGCCAGACTCCATGAACGGCTACATCGACACCGTGAGCGACAATGGGGGCGTGCACCTCAATTCGGGCATCCCCAACCGCGCGTTCTACCTCGCGGCGGCGGCGATCGGCGGCGACGCGTGGAGCTCGGCCGGCCAGATCTGGTACGACACGGTTTCGGGCGGCACGATTCCGGCATCCAGCGACTTCATCACCTTCGCCCGGGCGACGGCGGGTGCGGCCGCCGACCGGTTCGGCGCCCACTCGATCGAGCACGCCGCGGTGACCGAGGCGTGGGCGACCGTCGGCCTGGGCATGTGA
- a CDS encoding protealysin inhibitor emfourin, whose translation MKITVTRSGGIAGLTREWVVRVEEQGDPDSWIRLVEQLPWQPRHRSAVHPDRYVYRIGVSRRRITLPEQDLTGPWRLLVDRVRDAVNQHEKE comes from the coding sequence ATGAAGATCACGGTGACCCGCAGTGGCGGCATTGCAGGGCTGACACGCGAGTGGGTGGTGCGCGTCGAGGAGCAGGGCGACCCCGATTCGTGGATCCGGCTCGTTGAACAGCTGCCGTGGCAGCCGCGTCATCGTTCGGCGGTACACCCCGACCGCTATGTCTACCGGATCGGGGTGTCCCGCCGACGCATCACGCTGCCGGAGCAGGATCTGACCGGCCCGTGGCGCCTACTTGTCGACCGGGTGCGCGACGCGGTCAACCAGCACGAGAAAGAGTGA
- a CDS encoding nuclease-related domain-containing protein, protein MAQPPESAGAVHSASLRDRVPAHGAMTGFLASHDQAPPPSRLARSFGASPLDEESGRRYRRVLGELGVGESLARLDSRWTVLHAIPQGEGQVDIDHLAIGPAGVLCIRTIDVGQQIVSVARGALWVAGIRSSHLRESEFEVGRAERALGMAQGAQVKAIGVIVVVDPHSITVRDMPRDVVVVDPAGLVGALEGLPDCLDEHEIRLLVAHAEKPSTWLGIVSVPQDGDELRTRFASVCSQVHTARAVRRLWIVAISTALLGVVFLAAWGIVLATTANYAGR, encoded by the coding sequence ATGGCGCAACCTCCGGAGTCGGCCGGGGCGGTTCACTCCGCCTCCCTGCGCGATCGAGTGCCGGCGCACGGCGCCATGACAGGGTTCCTGGCCTCCCACGACCAGGCCCCTCCGCCGTCGAGACTCGCCCGCAGCTTCGGCGCGAGTCCGCTGGACGAGGAGAGCGGCCGGCGGTATCGGCGCGTGCTCGGCGAGCTCGGCGTGGGCGAGTCCCTCGCGAGACTTGATTCGCGCTGGACAGTGCTGCACGCGATCCCGCAGGGCGAGGGCCAGGTCGACATCGACCATCTGGCGATCGGACCGGCCGGAGTTCTCTGCATCCGAACGATCGATGTCGGGCAGCAGATCGTCTCGGTCGCGCGGGGCGCCCTGTGGGTCGCCGGGATCAGATCGTCCCATCTGCGGGAATCTGAGTTCGAGGTGGGGCGGGCCGAGCGCGCCCTCGGGATGGCACAGGGCGCGCAGGTCAAGGCGATCGGCGTGATCGTGGTCGTCGACCCTCACAGCATCACCGTTCGTGACATGCCGCGGGATGTCGTCGTCGTCGACCCTGCTGGTCTCGTCGGGGCCCTCGAGGGGCTTCCGGACTGCCTGGACGAGCACGAGATCAGACTGCTCGTCGCACATGCGGAGAAGCCCAGCACCTGGCTCGGCATCGTGTCCGTGCCGCAGGATGGCGACGAGCTCCGCACCCGATTCGCCTCGGTCTGCAGTCAGGTCCACACCGCGCGCGCCGTGCGGCGCCTGTGGATCGTCGCGATCAGCACTGCGCTGCTCGGTGTGGTGTTTCTCGCTGCCTGGGGGATAGTGCTCGCGACGACAGCGAACTACGCCGGGCGCTGA